A portion of the Jaculus jaculus isolate mJacJac1 chromosome 5, mJacJac1.mat.Y.cur, whole genome shotgun sequence genome contains these proteins:
- the Ccdc24 gene encoding coiled-coil domain-containing protein 24 isoform X6: MCHPGQRRGPAMPRDSPSLWELVEEHVPLPERPEVKRILGEAAVDLSLELRGELSLQVALLQALLQEVRSSPAPGSHPTSDPSSLLAPPPLLKDLVRQELRQLLQGLRLKAICEGRDQAQAWAQYSPRVLRFALEEPRCELPEQELCQTGVGEPRSGVSNMEKMTLSSSPSSCHRDLSIIKDHLNVSSIDQVVGHLRSLLKEECFSLEREISTLQCRLEAEQMRACQPSTAAQEPTLAELKEQKAAMERELQAPAGPSFVFAKHSSLWGLLFRALDPFLASVVTCLLLLWGPAPTLEARPLPAAGDGSFGTAFWKGQLPHQCPVRRPGPQPERLGRKAGFCWNLAPSAAASVMDELSRASKAVGLSAPCPYPLPGGWYLGPTDQTPVQTVKAFGLSPSRPPQRLG; the protein is encoded by the exons AT GTGTCACCCGGGACAGCGGCGCGGGCCGGCCATGCCCCGGGACTCCCCGTCACTGTGGGAGTTGGTGGAGGAGCACGTTCCACTCCCCGAACGGCCTGAAGTGAAGAGGATTCTGGGGGAGGCGGCGGTGGACCTGAGCCTGGAGCTGCGAGGGGAG CTCTCCTTGCAGGTGGCGTTGCTACAGGCCCTGCTCCAAGAGGTGCGATCCTCTCCAGCCCCGGGTTCCCACCCCACCTCTGacccctcctccctcctggcACCACCACCCCTCCTGAAGGACCTTGTGCGCCAGGAACTCCGGcagttgctccagggcctccgcCTCAAGGCCATCTGCGAGGGCAG GGACCAGGCCCAGGCATGGGCACAGTATAGTCCCAGGGTCCTTCGCTTTGCCTTAGAGGAGCCCCGGTGTGAGTTGCCAGAGCAGGAACTGTGTCAGACAGGAGTTGGTGAGCCCAG GTCTGGGGTGAGCAACATGGAGAAGATGACACTGAGTTCATCTCCCAGCAGCTGCCACAGGGACCTCAGCATCATCAAGGATCACCTGAATGTGTCCAGCATTGACCAGGTTGTTGGACACCTTAG GAGCCTCCTAAAGGAGGAGTGTTTCTCGTTGGAGAGGGAGATCTCCACCCTGCAG TGTCGCCTGGAAGCTGAACAGATGCGGGCTTGCCAGCCCTCCACGGCAGCCCAAGAGCCCACCCTGGCAG AGCTAAAGGAGCAGAAGGCAGCCATGGAACGGGAGCTGCAGGCCCCTGCGGGGCCTTCGTTTGTCTTTGCCAAGCACAG CAGTCTCTGGGGTCTTCTGTTCCGGGCCCTAGACCCTTTCCTTGCTTCAGTGGTCACCTGCCTGCTCCTCCTCTGGGGCCCTGCCCCCACCCTGGAGGCCAGGCCACTGCCTGCCGCTGGGGACGGCAGCTTCGGTACAGCATTCTGGAAGGGCCAGCTTCCACACCAGTGTCCGGTGCGGCGCCCCGGGCCCCAACCTGAAAGGCTTGGCCGCAAAGCAGGCTTCTGCTGGAACCTCGCCCCATCTGCTGCTGCCTCAGTCATGGATGAGCTCTCACGGGCCTCCAAGGCTGTGGGCTTGTCTGCTCCTTGCCCCTACCCCTTGCCAGGTGGCTGGTATCTAGGGCCAACTGACCAGACACCTGTCCAAACCGTCAAAGCCTTTGGTCTCTCTCCCTCCAGGCCTCCACAAAGGCTTGGCTGA
- the Ccdc24 gene encoding coiled-coil domain-containing protein 24 isoform X14 yields the protein MCHPGQRRGPAMPRDSPSLWELVEEHVPLPERPEVKRILGEAAVDLSLELRGELSLQVALLQALLQEVRSSPAPGSHPTSDPSSLLAPPPLLKDLVRQELRQLLQGLRLKAICEGSCHRDLSIIKDHLNVSSIDQVVGHLRRSVSRWRGRSPPCSVAWKLNRCGLASPPRQPKSPPWQPCFPPAELKEQKAAMERELQAPAGPSFVFAKHSYPFCAGSSLWGLLFRALDPFLASVVTCLLLLWGPAPTLEARPLPAAGDGSFGTAFWKGQLPHQCPVRRPGPQPERLGRKAGFCWNLAPSAAASVMDELSRASKAVGLSAPCPYPLPGGWYLGPTDQTPVQTVKAFGLSPSRPPQRLG from the exons AT GTGTCACCCGGGACAGCGGCGCGGGCCGGCCATGCCCCGGGACTCCCCGTCACTGTGGGAGTTGGTGGAGGAGCACGTTCCACTCCCCGAACGGCCTGAAGTGAAGAGGATTCTGGGGGAGGCGGCGGTGGACCTGAGCCTGGAGCTGCGAGGGGAG CTCTCCTTGCAGGTGGCGTTGCTACAGGCCCTGCTCCAAGAGGTGCGATCCTCTCCAGCCCCGGGTTCCCACCCCACCTCTGacccctcctccctcctggcACCACCACCCCTCCTGAAGGACCTTGTGCGCCAGGAACTCCGGcagttgctccagggcctccgcCTCAAGGCCATCTGCGAGGGCAG CTGCCACAGGGACCTCAGCATCATCAAGGATCACCTGAATGTGTCCAGCATTGACCAGGTTGTTGGACACCTTAG GAGGAGTGTTTCTCGTTGGAGAGGGAGATCTCCACCCTGCAG TGTCGCCTGGAAGCTGAACAGATGCGGGCTTGCCAGCCCTCCACGGCAGCCCAAGAGCCCACCCTGGCAG CCATGCTTCCCACCCGCAGAGCTAAAGGAGCAGAAGGCAGCCATGGAACGGGAGCTGCAGGCCCCTGCGGGGCCTTCGTTTGTCTTTGCCAAGCACAG CTACCCTTTCTGTGCAGGCAGCAGTCTCTGGGGTCTTCTGTTCCGGGCCCTAGACCCTTTCCTTGCTTCAGTGGTCACCTGCCTGCTCCTCCTCTGGGGCCCTGCCCCCACCCTGGAGGCCAGGCCACTGCCTGCCGCTGGGGACGGCAGCTTCGGTACAGCATTCTGGAAGGGCCAGCTTCCACACCAGTGTCCGGTGCGGCGCCCCGGGCCCCAACCTGAAAGGCTTGGCCGCAAAGCAGGCTTCTGCTGGAACCTCGCCCCATCTGCTGCTGCCTCAGTCATGGATGAGCTCTCACGGGCCTCCAAGGCTGTGGGCTTGTCTGCTCCTTGCCCCTACCCCTTGCCAGGTGGCTGGTATCTAGGGCCAACTGACCAGACACCTGTCCAAACCGTCAAAGCCTTTGGTCTCTCTCCCTCCAGGCCTCCACAAAGGCTTGGCTGA
- the Ccdc24 gene encoding coiled-coil domain-containing protein 24 isoform X1 produces the protein MCHPGQRRGPAMPRDSPSLWELVEEHVPLPERPEVKRILGEAAVDLSLELRGELSLQVALLQALLQEVRSSPAPGSHPTSDPSSLLAPPPLLKDLVRQELRQLLQGLRLKAICEGRDQAQAWAQYSPRVLRFALEEPRCELPEQELCQTGVGEPRSGVSNMEKMTLSSSPSSCHRDLSIIKDHLNVSSIDQVVGHLRRSVSRWRGRSPPCSVAWKLNRCGLASPPRQPKSPPWQPCFPPAELKEQKAAMERELQAPAGPSFVFAKHSYPFCAGSSLWGLLFRALDPFLASVVTCLLLLWGPAPTLEARPLPAAGDGSFGTAFWKGQLPHQCPVRRPGPQPERLGRKAGFCWNLAPSAAASVMDELSRASKAVGLSAPCPYPLPGGWYLGPTDQTPVQTVKAFGLSPSRPPQRLG, from the exons AT GTGTCACCCGGGACAGCGGCGCGGGCCGGCCATGCCCCGGGACTCCCCGTCACTGTGGGAGTTGGTGGAGGAGCACGTTCCACTCCCCGAACGGCCTGAAGTGAAGAGGATTCTGGGGGAGGCGGCGGTGGACCTGAGCCTGGAGCTGCGAGGGGAG CTCTCCTTGCAGGTGGCGTTGCTACAGGCCCTGCTCCAAGAGGTGCGATCCTCTCCAGCCCCGGGTTCCCACCCCACCTCTGacccctcctccctcctggcACCACCACCCCTCCTGAAGGACCTTGTGCGCCAGGAACTCCGGcagttgctccagggcctccgcCTCAAGGCCATCTGCGAGGGCAG GGACCAGGCCCAGGCATGGGCACAGTATAGTCCCAGGGTCCTTCGCTTTGCCTTAGAGGAGCCCCGGTGTGAGTTGCCAGAGCAGGAACTGTGTCAGACAGGAGTTGGTGAGCCCAG GTCTGGGGTGAGCAACATGGAGAAGATGACACTGAGTTCATCTCCCAGCAGCTGCCACAGGGACCTCAGCATCATCAAGGATCACCTGAATGTGTCCAGCATTGACCAGGTTGTTGGACACCTTAG GAGGAGTGTTTCTCGTTGGAGAGGGAGATCTCCACCCTGCAG TGTCGCCTGGAAGCTGAACAGATGCGGGCTTGCCAGCCCTCCACGGCAGCCCAAGAGCCCACCCTGGCAG CCATGCTTCCCACCCGCAGAGCTAAAGGAGCAGAAGGCAGCCATGGAACGGGAGCTGCAGGCCCCTGCGGGGCCTTCGTTTGTCTTTGCCAAGCACAG CTACCCTTTCTGTGCAGGCAGCAGTCTCTGGGGTCTTCTGTTCCGGGCCCTAGACCCTTTCCTTGCTTCAGTGGTCACCTGCCTGCTCCTCCTCTGGGGCCCTGCCCCCACCCTGGAGGCCAGGCCACTGCCTGCCGCTGGGGACGGCAGCTTCGGTACAGCATTCTGGAAGGGCCAGCTTCCACACCAGTGTCCGGTGCGGCGCCCCGGGCCCCAACCTGAAAGGCTTGGCCGCAAAGCAGGCTTCTGCTGGAACCTCGCCCCATCTGCTGCTGCCTCAGTCATGGATGAGCTCTCACGGGCCTCCAAGGCTGTGGGCTTGTCTGCTCCTTGCCCCTACCCCTTGCCAGGTGGCTGGTATCTAGGGCCAACTGACCAGACACCTGTCCAAACCGTCAAAGCCTTTGGTCTCTCTCCCTCCAGGCCTCCACAAAGGCTTGGCTGA
- the Ccdc24 gene encoding coiled-coil domain-containing protein 24 isoform X12 encodes MCHPGQRRGPAMPRDSPSLWELVEEHVPLPERPEVKRILGEAAVDLSLELRGELSLQVALLQALLQEVRSSPAPGSHPTSDPSSLLAPPPLLKDLVRQELRQLLQGLRLKAICEGRDQAQAWAQYSPRVLRFALEEPRCELPEQELCQTGVGEPSCHRDLSIIKDHLNVSSIDQVVGHLSVAWKLNRCGLASPPRQPKSPPWQPCFPPAELKEQKAAMERELQAPAGPSFVFAKHSYPFCAGSSLWGLLFRALDPFLASVVTCLLLLWGPAPTLEARPLPAAGDGSFGTAFWKGQLPHQCPVRRPGPQPERLGRKAGFCWNLAPSAAASVMDELSRASKAVGLSAPCPYPLPGGWYLGPTDQTPVQTVKAFGLSPSRPPQRLG; translated from the exons AT GTGTCACCCGGGACAGCGGCGCGGGCCGGCCATGCCCCGGGACTCCCCGTCACTGTGGGAGTTGGTGGAGGAGCACGTTCCACTCCCCGAACGGCCTGAAGTGAAGAGGATTCTGGGGGAGGCGGCGGTGGACCTGAGCCTGGAGCTGCGAGGGGAG CTCTCCTTGCAGGTGGCGTTGCTACAGGCCCTGCTCCAAGAGGTGCGATCCTCTCCAGCCCCGGGTTCCCACCCCACCTCTGacccctcctccctcctggcACCACCACCCCTCCTGAAGGACCTTGTGCGCCAGGAACTCCGGcagttgctccagggcctccgcCTCAAGGCCATCTGCGAGGGCAG GGACCAGGCCCAGGCATGGGCACAGTATAGTCCCAGGGTCCTTCGCTTTGCCTTAGAGGAGCCCCGGTGTGAGTTGCCAGAGCAGGAACTGTGTCAGACAGGAGTTGGTGAGCCCAG CTGCCACAGGGACCTCAGCATCATCAAGGATCACCTGAATGTGTCCAGCATTGACCAGGTTGTTGGACACCTTAG TGTCGCCTGGAAGCTGAACAGATGCGGGCTTGCCAGCCCTCCACGGCAGCCCAAGAGCCCACCCTGGCAG CCATGCTTCCCACCCGCAGAGCTAAAGGAGCAGAAGGCAGCCATGGAACGGGAGCTGCAGGCCCCTGCGGGGCCTTCGTTTGTCTTTGCCAAGCACAG CTACCCTTTCTGTGCAGGCAGCAGTCTCTGGGGTCTTCTGTTCCGGGCCCTAGACCCTTTCCTTGCTTCAGTGGTCACCTGCCTGCTCCTCCTCTGGGGCCCTGCCCCCACCCTGGAGGCCAGGCCACTGCCTGCCGCTGGGGACGGCAGCTTCGGTACAGCATTCTGGAAGGGCCAGCTTCCACACCAGTGTCCGGTGCGGCGCCCCGGGCCCCAACCTGAAAGGCTTGGCCGCAAAGCAGGCTTCTGCTGGAACCTCGCCCCATCTGCTGCTGCCTCAGTCATGGATGAGCTCTCACGGGCCTCCAAGGCTGTGGGCTTGTCTGCTCCTTGCCCCTACCCCTTGCCAGGTGGCTGGTATCTAGGGCCAACTGACCAGACACCTGTCCAAACCGTCAAAGCCTTTGGTCTCTCTCCCTCCAGGCCTCCACAAAGGCTTGGCTGA
- the Ccdc24 gene encoding coiled-coil domain-containing protein 24 isoform X2 — MCHPGQRRGPAMPRDSPSLWELVEEHVPLPERPEVKRILGEAAVDLSLELRGELSLQVALLQALLQEVRSSPAPGSHPTSDPSSLLAPPPLLKDLVRQELRQLLQGLRLKAICEGRDQAQAWAQYSPRVLRFALEEPRCELPEQELCQTGVGEPRSGVSNMEKMTLSSSPSSCHRDLSIIKDHLNVSSIDQVVGHLRSLLKEECFSLEREISTLQCRLEAEQMRACQPSTAAQEPTLAELKEQKAAMERELQAPAGPSFVFAKHSYPFCAGSSLWGLLFRALDPFLASVVTCLLLLWGPAPTLEARPLPAAGDGSFGTAFWKGQLPHQCPVRRPGPQPERLGRKAGFCWNLAPSAAASVMDELSRASKAVGLSAPCPYPLPGGWYLGPTDQTPVQTVKAFGLSPSRPPQRLG; from the exons AT GTGTCACCCGGGACAGCGGCGCGGGCCGGCCATGCCCCGGGACTCCCCGTCACTGTGGGAGTTGGTGGAGGAGCACGTTCCACTCCCCGAACGGCCTGAAGTGAAGAGGATTCTGGGGGAGGCGGCGGTGGACCTGAGCCTGGAGCTGCGAGGGGAG CTCTCCTTGCAGGTGGCGTTGCTACAGGCCCTGCTCCAAGAGGTGCGATCCTCTCCAGCCCCGGGTTCCCACCCCACCTCTGacccctcctccctcctggcACCACCACCCCTCCTGAAGGACCTTGTGCGCCAGGAACTCCGGcagttgctccagggcctccgcCTCAAGGCCATCTGCGAGGGCAG GGACCAGGCCCAGGCATGGGCACAGTATAGTCCCAGGGTCCTTCGCTTTGCCTTAGAGGAGCCCCGGTGTGAGTTGCCAGAGCAGGAACTGTGTCAGACAGGAGTTGGTGAGCCCAG GTCTGGGGTGAGCAACATGGAGAAGATGACACTGAGTTCATCTCCCAGCAGCTGCCACAGGGACCTCAGCATCATCAAGGATCACCTGAATGTGTCCAGCATTGACCAGGTTGTTGGACACCTTAG GAGCCTCCTAAAGGAGGAGTGTTTCTCGTTGGAGAGGGAGATCTCCACCCTGCAG TGTCGCCTGGAAGCTGAACAGATGCGGGCTTGCCAGCCCTCCACGGCAGCCCAAGAGCCCACCCTGGCAG AGCTAAAGGAGCAGAAGGCAGCCATGGAACGGGAGCTGCAGGCCCCTGCGGGGCCTTCGTTTGTCTTTGCCAAGCACAG CTACCCTTTCTGTGCAGGCAGCAGTCTCTGGGGTCTTCTGTTCCGGGCCCTAGACCCTTTCCTTGCTTCAGTGGTCACCTGCCTGCTCCTCCTCTGGGGCCCTGCCCCCACCCTGGAGGCCAGGCCACTGCCTGCCGCTGGGGACGGCAGCTTCGGTACAGCATTCTGGAAGGGCCAGCTTCCACACCAGTGTCCGGTGCGGCGCCCCGGGCCCCAACCTGAAAGGCTTGGCCGCAAAGCAGGCTTCTGCTGGAACCTCGCCCCATCTGCTGCTGCCTCAGTCATGGATGAGCTCTCACGGGCCTCCAAGGCTGTGGGCTTGTCTGCTCCTTGCCCCTACCCCTTGCCAGGTGGCTGGTATCTAGGGCCAACTGACCAGACACCTGTCCAAACCGTCAAAGCCTTTGGTCTCTCTCCCTCCAGGCCTCCACAAAGGCTTGGCTGA
- the Ccdc24 gene encoding coiled-coil domain-containing protein 24 isoform X19: MCHPGQRRGPAMPRDSPSLWELVEEHVPLPERPEVKRILGEAAVDLSLELRGELSLQVALLQALLQEVRSSPAPGSHPTSDPSSLLAPPPLLKDLVRQELRQLLQGLRLKAICEGRDQAQAWAQYSPRVLRFALEEPRCELPEQELCQTGVGEPRSGVSNMEKMTLSSSPSSCHRDLSIIKDHLNVSSIDQVVGHLRSLLKEECFSLEREISTLQCRLEAEQMRACQPSTAAQEPTLAELKEQKAAMERELQAPAGPSFVFAKHRQQSLGSSVPGPRPFPCFSGHLPAPPLGPCPHPGGQATACRWGRQLRYSILEGPASTPVSGAAPRAPT, encoded by the exons AT GTGTCACCCGGGACAGCGGCGCGGGCCGGCCATGCCCCGGGACTCCCCGTCACTGTGGGAGTTGGTGGAGGAGCACGTTCCACTCCCCGAACGGCCTGAAGTGAAGAGGATTCTGGGGGAGGCGGCGGTGGACCTGAGCCTGGAGCTGCGAGGGGAG CTCTCCTTGCAGGTGGCGTTGCTACAGGCCCTGCTCCAAGAGGTGCGATCCTCTCCAGCCCCGGGTTCCCACCCCACCTCTGacccctcctccctcctggcACCACCACCCCTCCTGAAGGACCTTGTGCGCCAGGAACTCCGGcagttgctccagggcctccgcCTCAAGGCCATCTGCGAGGGCAG GGACCAGGCCCAGGCATGGGCACAGTATAGTCCCAGGGTCCTTCGCTTTGCCTTAGAGGAGCCCCGGTGTGAGTTGCCAGAGCAGGAACTGTGTCAGACAGGAGTTGGTGAGCCCAG GTCTGGGGTGAGCAACATGGAGAAGATGACACTGAGTTCATCTCCCAGCAGCTGCCACAGGGACCTCAGCATCATCAAGGATCACCTGAATGTGTCCAGCATTGACCAGGTTGTTGGACACCTTAG GAGCCTCCTAAAGGAGGAGTGTTTCTCGTTGGAGAGGGAGATCTCCACCCTGCAG TGTCGCCTGGAAGCTGAACAGATGCGGGCTTGCCAGCCCTCCACGGCAGCCCAAGAGCCCACCCTGGCAG AGCTAAAGGAGCAGAAGGCAGCCATGGAACGGGAGCTGCAGGCCCCTGCGGGGCCTTCGTTTGTCTTTGCCAAGCACAG GCAGCAGTCTCTGGGGTCTTCTGTTCCGGGCCCTAGACCCTTTCCTTGCTTCAGTGGTCACCTGCCTGCTCCTCCTCTGGGGCCCTGCCCCCACCCTGGAGGCCAGGCCACTGCCTGCCGCTGGGGACGGCAGCTTCGGTACAGCATTCTGGAAGGGCCAGCTTCCACACCAGTGTCCGGTGCGGCGCCCCGGGCCCCAACCTGA
- the Ccdc24 gene encoding coiled-coil domain-containing protein 24 isoform X7 — protein sequence MCHPGQRRGPAMPRDSPSLWELVEEHVPLPERPEVKRILGEAAVDLSLELRGELSLQVALLQALLQEVRSSPAPGSHPTSDPSSLLAPPPLLKDLVRQELRQLLQGLRLKAICEGRDQAQAWAQYSPRVLRFALEEPRCELPEQELCQTGVGEPRSGVSNMEKMTLSSSPSSCHRDLSIIKDHLNVSSIDQVVGHLSVAWKLNRCGLASPPRQPKSPPWQPCFPPAELKEQKAAMERELQAPAGPSFVFAKHSYPFCAGSSLWGLLFRALDPFLASVVTCLLLLWGPAPTLEARPLPAAGDGSFGTAFWKGQLPHQCPVRRPGPQPERLGRKAGFCWNLAPSAAASVMDELSRASKAVGLSAPCPYPLPGGWYLGPTDQTPVQTVKAFGLSPSRPPQRLG from the exons AT GTGTCACCCGGGACAGCGGCGCGGGCCGGCCATGCCCCGGGACTCCCCGTCACTGTGGGAGTTGGTGGAGGAGCACGTTCCACTCCCCGAACGGCCTGAAGTGAAGAGGATTCTGGGGGAGGCGGCGGTGGACCTGAGCCTGGAGCTGCGAGGGGAG CTCTCCTTGCAGGTGGCGTTGCTACAGGCCCTGCTCCAAGAGGTGCGATCCTCTCCAGCCCCGGGTTCCCACCCCACCTCTGacccctcctccctcctggcACCACCACCCCTCCTGAAGGACCTTGTGCGCCAGGAACTCCGGcagttgctccagggcctccgcCTCAAGGCCATCTGCGAGGGCAG GGACCAGGCCCAGGCATGGGCACAGTATAGTCCCAGGGTCCTTCGCTTTGCCTTAGAGGAGCCCCGGTGTGAGTTGCCAGAGCAGGAACTGTGTCAGACAGGAGTTGGTGAGCCCAG GTCTGGGGTGAGCAACATGGAGAAGATGACACTGAGTTCATCTCCCAGCAGCTGCCACAGGGACCTCAGCATCATCAAGGATCACCTGAATGTGTCCAGCATTGACCAGGTTGTTGGACACCTTAG TGTCGCCTGGAAGCTGAACAGATGCGGGCTTGCCAGCCCTCCACGGCAGCCCAAGAGCCCACCCTGGCAG CCATGCTTCCCACCCGCAGAGCTAAAGGAGCAGAAGGCAGCCATGGAACGGGAGCTGCAGGCCCCTGCGGGGCCTTCGTTTGTCTTTGCCAAGCACAG CTACCCTTTCTGTGCAGGCAGCAGTCTCTGGGGTCTTCTGTTCCGGGCCCTAGACCCTTTCCTTGCTTCAGTGGTCACCTGCCTGCTCCTCCTCTGGGGCCCTGCCCCCACCCTGGAGGCCAGGCCACTGCCTGCCGCTGGGGACGGCAGCTTCGGTACAGCATTCTGGAAGGGCCAGCTTCCACACCAGTGTCCGGTGCGGCGCCCCGGGCCCCAACCTGAAAGGCTTGGCCGCAAAGCAGGCTTCTGCTGGAACCTCGCCCCATCTGCTGCTGCCTCAGTCATGGATGAGCTCTCACGGGCCTCCAAGGCTGTGGGCTTGTCTGCTCCTTGCCCCTACCCCTTGCCAGGTGGCTGGTATCTAGGGCCAACTGACCAGACACCTGTCCAAACCGTCAAAGCCTTTGGTCTCTCTCCCTCCAGGCCTCCACAAAGGCTTGGCTGA
- the Ccdc24 gene encoding coiled-coil domain-containing protein 24 isoform X5, with product MCHPGQRRGPAMPRDSPSLWELVEEHVPLPERPEVKRILGEAAVDLSLELRGELSLQVALLQALLQEVRSSPAPGSHPTSDPSSLLAPPPLLKDLVRQELRQLLQGLRLKAICEGRDQAQAWAQYSPRVLRFALEEPRCELPEQELCQTGVGEPRSGVSNMEKMTLSSSPSSCHRDLSIIKDHLNVSSIDQVVGHLRRSVSRWRGRSPPCSVAWKLNRCGLASPPRQPKSPPWQPCFPPAELKEQKAAMERELQAPAGPSFVFAKHSSLWGLLFRALDPFLASVVTCLLLLWGPAPTLEARPLPAAGDGSFGTAFWKGQLPHQCPVRRPGPQPERLGRKAGFCWNLAPSAAASVMDELSRASKAVGLSAPCPYPLPGGWYLGPTDQTPVQTVKAFGLSPSRPPQRLG from the exons AT GTGTCACCCGGGACAGCGGCGCGGGCCGGCCATGCCCCGGGACTCCCCGTCACTGTGGGAGTTGGTGGAGGAGCACGTTCCACTCCCCGAACGGCCTGAAGTGAAGAGGATTCTGGGGGAGGCGGCGGTGGACCTGAGCCTGGAGCTGCGAGGGGAG CTCTCCTTGCAGGTGGCGTTGCTACAGGCCCTGCTCCAAGAGGTGCGATCCTCTCCAGCCCCGGGTTCCCACCCCACCTCTGacccctcctccctcctggcACCACCACCCCTCCTGAAGGACCTTGTGCGCCAGGAACTCCGGcagttgctccagggcctccgcCTCAAGGCCATCTGCGAGGGCAG GGACCAGGCCCAGGCATGGGCACAGTATAGTCCCAGGGTCCTTCGCTTTGCCTTAGAGGAGCCCCGGTGTGAGTTGCCAGAGCAGGAACTGTGTCAGACAGGAGTTGGTGAGCCCAG GTCTGGGGTGAGCAACATGGAGAAGATGACACTGAGTTCATCTCCCAGCAGCTGCCACAGGGACCTCAGCATCATCAAGGATCACCTGAATGTGTCCAGCATTGACCAGGTTGTTGGACACCTTAG GAGGAGTGTTTCTCGTTGGAGAGGGAGATCTCCACCCTGCAG TGTCGCCTGGAAGCTGAACAGATGCGGGCTTGCCAGCCCTCCACGGCAGCCCAAGAGCCCACCCTGGCAG CCATGCTTCCCACCCGCAGAGCTAAAGGAGCAGAAGGCAGCCATGGAACGGGAGCTGCAGGCCCCTGCGGGGCCTTCGTTTGTCTTTGCCAAGCACAG CAGTCTCTGGGGTCTTCTGTTCCGGGCCCTAGACCCTTTCCTTGCTTCAGTGGTCACCTGCCTGCTCCTCCTCTGGGGCCCTGCCCCCACCCTGGAGGCCAGGCCACTGCCTGCCGCTGGGGACGGCAGCTTCGGTACAGCATTCTGGAAGGGCCAGCTTCCACACCAGTGTCCGGTGCGGCGCCCCGGGCCCCAACCTGAAAGGCTTGGCCGCAAAGCAGGCTTCTGCTGGAACCTCGCCCCATCTGCTGCTGCCTCAGTCATGGATGAGCTCTCACGGGCCTCCAAGGCTGTGGGCTTGTCTGCTCCTTGCCCCTACCCCTTGCCAGGTGGCTGGTATCTAGGGCCAACTGACCAGACACCTGTCCAAACCGTCAAAGCCTTTGGTCTCTCTCCCTCCAGGCCTCCACAAAGGCTTGGCTGA
- the Ccdc24 gene encoding coiled-coil domain-containing protein 24 isoform X13, translating to MCHPGQRRGPAMPRDSPSLWELVEEHVPLPERPEVKRILGEAAVDLSLELRGELSLQVALLQALLQEVRSSPAPGSHPTSDPSSLLAPPPLLKDLVRQELRQLLQGLRLKAICEGRSGVSNMEKMTLSSSPSSCHRDLSIIKDHLNVSSIDQVVGHLRRSVSRWRGRSPPCSVAWKLNRCGLASPPRQPKSPPWQPCFPPAELKEQKAAMERELQAPAGPSFVFAKHSYPFCAGSSLWGLLFRALDPFLASVVTCLLLLWGPAPTLEARPLPAAGDGSFGTAFWKGQLPHQCPVRRPGPQPERLGRKAGFCWNLAPSAAASVMDELSRASKAVGLSAPCPYPLPGGWYLGPTDQTPVQTVKAFGLSPSRPPQRLG from the exons AT GTGTCACCCGGGACAGCGGCGCGGGCCGGCCATGCCCCGGGACTCCCCGTCACTGTGGGAGTTGGTGGAGGAGCACGTTCCACTCCCCGAACGGCCTGAAGTGAAGAGGATTCTGGGGGAGGCGGCGGTGGACCTGAGCCTGGAGCTGCGAGGGGAG CTCTCCTTGCAGGTGGCGTTGCTACAGGCCCTGCTCCAAGAGGTGCGATCCTCTCCAGCCCCGGGTTCCCACCCCACCTCTGacccctcctccctcctggcACCACCACCCCTCCTGAAGGACCTTGTGCGCCAGGAACTCCGGcagttgctccagggcctccgcCTCAAGGCCATCTGCGAGGGCAG GTCTGGGGTGAGCAACATGGAGAAGATGACACTGAGTTCATCTCCCAGCAGCTGCCACAGGGACCTCAGCATCATCAAGGATCACCTGAATGTGTCCAGCATTGACCAGGTTGTTGGACACCTTAG GAGGAGTGTTTCTCGTTGGAGAGGGAGATCTCCACCCTGCAG TGTCGCCTGGAAGCTGAACAGATGCGGGCTTGCCAGCCCTCCACGGCAGCCCAAGAGCCCACCCTGGCAG CCATGCTTCCCACCCGCAGAGCTAAAGGAGCAGAAGGCAGCCATGGAACGGGAGCTGCAGGCCCCTGCGGGGCCTTCGTTTGTCTTTGCCAAGCACAG CTACCCTTTCTGTGCAGGCAGCAGTCTCTGGGGTCTTCTGTTCCGGGCCCTAGACCCTTTCCTTGCTTCAGTGGTCACCTGCCTGCTCCTCCTCTGGGGCCCTGCCCCCACCCTGGAGGCCAGGCCACTGCCTGCCGCTGGGGACGGCAGCTTCGGTACAGCATTCTGGAAGGGCCAGCTTCCACACCAGTGTCCGGTGCGGCGCCCCGGGCCCCAACCTGAAAGGCTTGGCCGCAAAGCAGGCTTCTGCTGGAACCTCGCCCCATCTGCTGCTGCCTCAGTCATGGATGAGCTCTCACGGGCCTCCAAGGCTGTGGGCTTGTCTGCTCCTTGCCCCTACCCCTTGCCAGGTGGCTGGTATCTAGGGCCAACTGACCAGACACCTGTCCAAACCGTCAAAGCCTTTGGTCTCTCTCCCTCCAGGCCTCCACAAAGGCTTGGCTGA